In the genome of Planctomyces sp. SH-PL62, the window CCCGGACGGAGCGATCCCCGCGCACTGGCTCTCAAATCGTTGGGGGCAGAACTGGCCGGGGTTCGTCGAGGGGGTCGACATGGACGCCCCGTTCCGGGGCAAGCCGCGCGAATTCATCACCGAGCAGGCCGAGCGGTTCTACACCTCGATGGGCTTCCCCAAGCTCCCGCCGAGCTTCTGGAGCCGGTCCGACCTCTACCCGGCCGATCCCGCCTCCGGCCGCAAGAAGAACAGCCACGCCAGCGCCTGGCACATCGACCTGGACCAGGACGTCCGCAGCCTGATGTCGATCGAGCCCGACAACCAGTGGTTCGACACCGCCCACCATGAGCTCGGGCACATCTACTACTTCCTGAGCTACGCGAGGCCCGAGGTCCCCCCCCTGCTCCGTCAGGGCGCGAACCGGGCGTTCCACGAAGGGGTCGGCGACCTCATCGGCCTGGCGGCGGGGCAGCGCCCGTATCTCAAGCAGGTCGGCCTGCTGACCCCCGAGGCCGAGGCCGCGCCGGCGACCACCTTCCTGCTCAGCTCCGCCCTCGAAGGCTCGTCGATCGTCTTCCTCCCCTGGTCGGCCGGCGTCATGACCCGCTTCGAACGCGACTTCTACGCCGGGACGATCGCCGACGACTCCCTCAACGCCGGCTGGTGGGAGCGGGTCGGCAAGTACCAGGGGATCGCCCCGCCGGGCGAGCGTCCGGAAACCCTCTGCGACGCCGCGACCAAGACCCACATCAACGACGACCCCGCGCAGTACTATGACTACGCGATCGGCACCGTGCTGAAATTCCAGCTTCACGACCACATCGCGCGGGAGATCCTCAAGCAGGACCCCCGCGAGTGCAACTACTTCGGCAACGCCAAGGTCGGCGACTTCCTCCGGTCGATCCTCCGGCTTGGCGCCACCCGCGACTGGAACGCCGTGCTCCGCGAGGCGACGGGGGAAGGTTTGACCGCCCGGCCCCTCGT includes:
- a CDS encoding M2 family metallopeptidase, which encodes MDRHEARAAGRDGDVVRGDRRDFLKAAAALAAAGAMPGRAGAAEIRDEVDAFLKDYTTRWLPLETKAGEAAWAASTDVSEAHTAAQVAANQAVNQVVGSPEVIDKTARFLREKDRLTELQVRQLEKVRLRSAEAPGTLPEVVKARVEAEAKQSATQDAFAYTVKKADGSVENPSANRIDQVLLTSKDLDERKAYWEASKEIGAPLREGILKLRDLRNKVARELGFADFFALQVADYGMSVDEMLALCDRIVADVRPLYAQLHTWAKHQLARRYGVEAPDGAIPAHWLSNRWGQNWPGFVEGVDMDAPFRGKPREFITEQAERFYTSMGFPKLPPSFWSRSDLYPADPASGRKKNSHASAWHIDLDQDVRSLMSIEPDNQWFDTAHHELGHIYYFLSYARPEVPPLLRQGANRAFHEGVGDLIGLAAGQRPYLKQVGLLTPEAEAAPATTFLLSSALEGSSIVFLPWSAGVMTRFERDFYAGTIADDSLNAGWWERVGKYQGIAPPGERPETLCDAATKTHINDDPAQYYDYAIGTVLKFQLHDHIAREILKQDPRECNYFGNAKVGDFLRSILRLGATRDWNAVLREATGEGLTARPLVAYFEPLREWLEVENKGRASGWPQDPGKP